Proteins encoded within one genomic window of Epinephelus lanceolatus isolate andai-2023 chromosome 9, ASM4190304v1, whole genome shotgun sequence:
- the klhl22 gene encoding kelch-like protein 22 isoform X2, which produces MKPEHQHPAMAEDGKLSPMGGRAGSSGRLGRQTYKSSAHFRSLLDGLLALRQSGTLFDVVLLVEGRPIQAHRILLAASCDYFRGMFAGGLRETQQKEIPIHGVSYMAMKKILDYIYTSEIELDLECVQEVLIAATLVQLEIVIGFCCDFLFSWLDESNVLEVHNLADLYGLQQLNARIHSYILRNIQTLSRTDVYRQLPQDVVFRALNSDELQVNSENEAYEAALHYHYSPVQVETDQVYLQDNLKMLDAVRFCLIEKHMLQRLFGRLNQCPLKDSVSAALRYHEQEIWQPVLQSPLTQPRSTLHCILGFGGMFTSSSLTDNEHLFQVFHPSWGEWRTLTAAHAPRMSNQGIAVLNNFVYLIGGDKNTSGFRAETRCWRYDPRHNSWCAIQPLQQQHADHCVCVLGGHIYAVGGRDYSNELDTVERYDPHTNVWEFVSPLKREVYAHAGAVLDGKMYITCGRRGVAYLRETYSFDPVANHWTACAEGPVERAWHGMTAVNRRIYVIGGSNDEHRYRRDVLKVACFDPEANSWSLLTPLPAGHGEPGIAVLDSRIYVLGGRSHDKGNRMKYVHVYNTDTDEWENETEFKERVSGLAACVVLMPPAVINQARGWEQRTKASWEDVDMDNSEDSSED; this is translated from the exons ATGAAGCCTGAACATCAGCACCCTGCCATGGCTGAGGATGGAAAGCTGAGCCCAATGGGAGGACGCGCTGGCTCATCAGGCCGCCTGGGCCGACAGACCTACAAAAGTTCAGCCCATTTCCGCAGCCTGCTGGACGGCCTGCTGGCTCTCAGACAAAGTGGCACTCTGTTTGATGTGGTGCTGCTGGTGGAGGGTCGACCCATCCAAGCCCACCGTATACTTCTGGCAGCCTCTTGCGATTATTTTAG GGGAATGTTTGCTGGGGGCCTTcgggagacacagcaaaaggAGATCCCAATTCATGGAGTATCCTACATGGCCATGAAGAAAATACTTGACTACATCTACACTTCAGAGATCGAGTTAGACCTGGAGTGTGTGCAGGAAGTCCTGATAGCTGCCACGCTAGTTCAG ctTGAGATTGTCATCGGCTTTTGCTGTGATTTCCTTTTCTCCTGGCTGGACGAGAGCAACGTTTTAGAGGTCCATAATCTAGCTGATCTGTACGGACTGCAACAGCTTAATGCCAGGATCCACTCCTACATCCTCAGGAACATCCAGACTTTGTCTCGCACCGACGTGTACCGACAGCTCCCCCAAGATGTAGTCTTCAGAGCACTGAACAGTGACGAACTTCAGGTGAACAGTGAGAATGAGGCGTATGAGGCGGCTCTTCACTACCACTACAGTCCTGTGCAGGTGGAAACTGACCAGGTCTACTTGCAG GACAATCTCAAGATGCTTGATGCTGTCCGTTTCTGCCTGATTGAGAAACACATGTTGCAGAGGCTGTTTGGCAGACTGAACCAGTGTCCACTGAAGGATTCTGTGTCTGCTGCCCTGCGGTACCATGAGCAGGAGATCTGGCAGCCTGTCCTGCAGAGCCCTCTCACCCAGCCACGTTCAACCCTCCACTGCATATTGGGCTTTGGGGGTATGTTCACCTCCAGCTCCCTCACAGACAACGAGCATTTGTTTCAGGTGTTCCATCCGAGCTGGGGGGAGTGGAGGACACTCACTGCAGCTCACGCTCCCCGAATGTCCAACCAGGGCATTGCTGTGCTCAACAATTTTGTTTATCTAATTGGAGGAGACAAGAACACCAGTGGGTTTCGTGCAGAGACCCGCTGCTGGAG ATACGACCCTCGCCACAACAGCTGGTGCGCTATCcagcctctgcagcagcagcatgccgaccactgtgtttgtgtgttgggcGGCCATATTTATGCTGTTGGAGGACGGGACTACAGCAATGAGCTGGACACAGTGGAGCGCTATGACCCACACACCAACGTGTGGGAGTTTGTATCACCCCTAAAGAGAGAG GTGTACGCCCACGCAGGAGCAGTGTTAGATGGGAAAATGTATATAACATGCGGCCGTAGAGGGGTGGCGTACCTCAGAGAGACCTACAGTTTTGACCCTGTGGCCAATCATTGGACAGCATGTGCTGAAGGGCCGGTGGAGCGGGCGTGGCACGGCATGACTGCTGTCAACAGACGCATTTATGTTATTGGTGGAAGCAATGATGAGCATAGATATCGACGTGATGTCCTGAAG GTGGCATGCTTTGACCCTGAAGCCAACTCTTGGTCTTTACTGACCCCCCTCCCTGCAGGACATGGAGAACCCGGCATAGCCGTGCTGGACAGTCGCATCTATGTGCTGGGAGGACGCTCTCATGACAAAGGCAACAGGATGAAATACGTTCACGTGTACAACACCGACACAGACGAGTGGGAGAATGAGACGGAGTTTAAGGAGCGAGTCTCTGGGCTGGCAGCCTGCGTGGTGCTCATGCCACCTGCTGTGATCAACCAGGCCAGGGGCTGGGAGCAGCGTACCAAGGCCTCATGGGAAGACGTGGACATGGACAACTCAGAGGACTCTAGTGAGGACTGA
- the klhl22 gene encoding kelch-like protein 22 isoform X1, translated as MKPEHQHPAMAEDGKLSPMGGRAGSSGRLGRQTYKSSAHFRSLLDGLLALRQSGTLFDVVLLVEGRPIQAHRILLAASCDYFRGMFAGGLRETQQKEIPIHGVSYMAMKKILDYIYTSEIELDLECVQEVLIAATLVQLEIVIGFCCDFLFSWLDESNVLEVHNLADLYGLQQLNARIHSYILRNIQTLSRTDVYRQLPQDVVFRALNSDELQVNSENEAYEAALHYHYSPVQVETDQVYLQVSPKDNLKMLDAVRFCLIEKHMLQRLFGRLNQCPLKDSVSAALRYHEQEIWQPVLQSPLTQPRSTLHCILGFGGMFTSSSLTDNEHLFQVFHPSWGEWRTLTAAHAPRMSNQGIAVLNNFVYLIGGDKNTSGFRAETRCWRYDPRHNSWCAIQPLQQQHADHCVCVLGGHIYAVGGRDYSNELDTVERYDPHTNVWEFVSPLKREVYAHAGAVLDGKMYITCGRRGVAYLRETYSFDPVANHWTACAEGPVERAWHGMTAVNRRIYVIGGSNDEHRYRRDVLKVACFDPEANSWSLLTPLPAGHGEPGIAVLDSRIYVLGGRSHDKGNRMKYVHVYNTDTDEWENETEFKERVSGLAACVVLMPPAVINQARGWEQRTKASWEDVDMDNSEDSSED; from the exons ATGAAGCCTGAACATCAGCACCCTGCCATGGCTGAGGATGGAAAGCTGAGCCCAATGGGAGGACGCGCTGGCTCATCAGGCCGCCTGGGCCGACAGACCTACAAAAGTTCAGCCCATTTCCGCAGCCTGCTGGACGGCCTGCTGGCTCTCAGACAAAGTGGCACTCTGTTTGATGTGGTGCTGCTGGTGGAGGGTCGACCCATCCAAGCCCACCGTATACTTCTGGCAGCCTCTTGCGATTATTTTAG GGGAATGTTTGCTGGGGGCCTTcgggagacacagcaaaaggAGATCCCAATTCATGGAGTATCCTACATGGCCATGAAGAAAATACTTGACTACATCTACACTTCAGAGATCGAGTTAGACCTGGAGTGTGTGCAGGAAGTCCTGATAGCTGCCACGCTAGTTCAG ctTGAGATTGTCATCGGCTTTTGCTGTGATTTCCTTTTCTCCTGGCTGGACGAGAGCAACGTTTTAGAGGTCCATAATCTAGCTGATCTGTACGGACTGCAACAGCTTAATGCCAGGATCCACTCCTACATCCTCAGGAACATCCAGACTTTGTCTCGCACCGACGTGTACCGACAGCTCCCCCAAGATGTAGTCTTCAGAGCACTGAACAGTGACGAACTTCAGGTGAACAGTGAGAATGAGGCGTATGAGGCGGCTCTTCACTACCACTACAGTCCTGTGCAGGTGGAAACTGACCAGGTCTACTTGCAGGTCAGTCCCAAG GACAATCTCAAGATGCTTGATGCTGTCCGTTTCTGCCTGATTGAGAAACACATGTTGCAGAGGCTGTTTGGCAGACTGAACCAGTGTCCACTGAAGGATTCTGTGTCTGCTGCCCTGCGGTACCATGAGCAGGAGATCTGGCAGCCTGTCCTGCAGAGCCCTCTCACCCAGCCACGTTCAACCCTCCACTGCATATTGGGCTTTGGGGGTATGTTCACCTCCAGCTCCCTCACAGACAACGAGCATTTGTTTCAGGTGTTCCATCCGAGCTGGGGGGAGTGGAGGACACTCACTGCAGCTCACGCTCCCCGAATGTCCAACCAGGGCATTGCTGTGCTCAACAATTTTGTTTATCTAATTGGAGGAGACAAGAACACCAGTGGGTTTCGTGCAGAGACCCGCTGCTGGAG ATACGACCCTCGCCACAACAGCTGGTGCGCTATCcagcctctgcagcagcagcatgccgaccactgtgtttgtgtgttgggcGGCCATATTTATGCTGTTGGAGGACGGGACTACAGCAATGAGCTGGACACAGTGGAGCGCTATGACCCACACACCAACGTGTGGGAGTTTGTATCACCCCTAAAGAGAGAG GTGTACGCCCACGCAGGAGCAGTGTTAGATGGGAAAATGTATATAACATGCGGCCGTAGAGGGGTGGCGTACCTCAGAGAGACCTACAGTTTTGACCCTGTGGCCAATCATTGGACAGCATGTGCTGAAGGGCCGGTGGAGCGGGCGTGGCACGGCATGACTGCTGTCAACAGACGCATTTATGTTATTGGTGGAAGCAATGATGAGCATAGATATCGACGTGATGTCCTGAAG GTGGCATGCTTTGACCCTGAAGCCAACTCTTGGTCTTTACTGACCCCCCTCCCTGCAGGACATGGAGAACCCGGCATAGCCGTGCTGGACAGTCGCATCTATGTGCTGGGAGGACGCTCTCATGACAAAGGCAACAGGATGAAATACGTTCACGTGTACAACACCGACACAGACGAGTGGGAGAATGAGACGGAGTTTAAGGAGCGAGTCTCTGGGCTGGCAGCCTGCGTGGTGCTCATGCCACCTGCTGTGATCAACCAGGCCAGGGGCTGGGAGCAGCGTACCAAGGCCTCATGGGAAGACGTGGACATGGACAACTCAGAGGACTCTAGTGAGGACTGA
- the tbx16 gene encoding T-box transcription factor 16: MAAGPDAYLQGNIRMTLEDPELWKTFHEIGTEMIITKPGRRMFPHCKINLSGLIPCAKYILLVDMVPEDGFRYKWNKEKWEVAGKAEPQPPCRTYLHPDSPAPGSHWMKQSVSFLKLKLTNNTLDQHGHIILHSMHRYHPRFHIVQADDLFSVRWSVFQTFTFPETSFTAVTAYQNTKITKLKIDHNPFAKGFRDEGTNKKRRSNKNPACLEKRAKMSDILNRDSEEDSPPDFCRSSYEGYDAEEGDLPKRKEDDGVKEERYSPWTAEREHNVRTESPAGADHRDMYNTEQLVPAPASYQPYRFHEYGKSPSPSSSVGSSNSGSGRSSFESRVPDIATVPDHDSSKPRTHEVGPSPCGPQHLPAHQDYTGVLNMTMAQASKPGVISHHIYSPYSAEQPLGQWSSPGSAQYPPPHHLTADYTTQAVHHGYHHGNVAEWSQYPLFSYSCW; this comes from the exons atgGCCGCTGGCCCCGATGCCTATCTCCAAGGCAACATCAGGATGACTCTGGAGGACCCTGAACTCTGGAAGACCTTCCATGAAATTGGAACTGAGATGATTATCACTAAACCGGGCAG GAGGATGTTTCCACACTGTAAAATTAATCTATCCGGCCTTATTCCATGTGCCAAGTACATCTTACTGGTTGACATGGTCCCTGAGGATGGCTTCAGGtataag TGGAATAAAGAGAAATGGGAGGTGGCAGGGAAAGCGGAGCCCCAGCCTCCCTGCAGGACATACCTCCACCCCGACTCTCCAGCCCCGGGGAGCCACTGGATGAAGCAGTCTGTCTCCTTCCTCAAGCTCAAACTCACCAACAATACGCTCGACCAGCATGGCCAT ATCATTTTGCACTCCATGCATCGCTACCACCCACGCTTCCACATCGTCCAGGCAGATGACCTGTTCAGTGTTCGCTGGAGTGTTTTCCAGACCTTCACCTTCCCCGAGACTTCCTTCACAGCGGTCACAGCATATCAGAACACCAAG ATCACAAAGCTGAAGATCGATCACAACCCATTTGCAAAAGGTTTCCGGGACGAAggcaccaacaaaaaaag GCGTTCAAACAAGAATCCTGCCTGCCTTGAGAAGCGAGCCAAGATGTCAGACATTTTGAACAGAGACTCAGAGGAGGACAGTCCACCAG ATTTCTGCCGCTCATCGTATGAGGGTTATGACGCAGAGGAAGGAGACCTGCCTAAAAGGAAGGAGGATGATGGCGTCAAAGAGGAGCGTTACTCTCCGTGGACTGCTGAGAGGGAGCACAATGTGAGGACTGAATCTCCCGCTGGGGCAGACCACAGGGACATGTACAACACAGAGCAGCTTGTTCCCGCTCCGGCTTCCTACCAGCCATACAG GTTCCATGAGTATGGAAagtccccctctccctcctccagtGTCGGCAGCAGCAACAGTGGATCAGGACGCAGCAGCTTTGAGTCCAGAGTCCCTGACATCGCTACTGTCCCTGACCATGACTCTTCAAAGCCCCGTACACATGAGGTTGGCCCTTCCCCTTGTGGCCCCCAGCACCTCCCTGCCCACCAGGACTACACCGGTGTCCTCAACATGACCATGGCTCAGGCCAGCAAGCCAGGTGTGATCAGCCACCACATCTATAGTCCATACAGTGCCGAGCAGCCCCTCGGCCAGTGGAGCAGCCCCGGCTCTGCTCAGTATCCCCCTCCTCACCACCTGACCGCTGACTACACCACGCAAGCTGTGCACCATGGTTATCACCATGGCAACGTGGCTGAGTGGAGCCAGTACCCACTGTTCTCTTACTCCTGCTGGTGA